CCTCCGGCAGCGGCTCCGGCTGGAGGCCGTTCCCTCAGTCGTATGGCAGGCCGCGAAGGCCATGGAGGTGAGAGAGATCGATGTGGCGAAGAGCAGGGAGGTGGCCGGGGCCGAGACCGCAGCCCAGATCAGGAGTGAGGCCCATGAGCCGGACCCGTAGCCTTCTAGGCTGGGCCTGTCTCGCTCTCGTTCTCGTGCTGAGCGCAACGCCGGCCAGGGCCGGGAGACCCCTGAACCCGGTCGCGGACATCGCCTGGCAGGAGATCTTCCCCATCTCCATCGCGGGGATCGAGATCCGGGGGAACGACAGCTCGAGCCCGAGCGGCTTCTCGGCCATCTCGAGCCCGGTGTGCACCTGCCCGGCGCCGCCACCCGTCTTCGTGCGGGTGGGGATCCCGGTGGGCCTCTGGGAGCCGGCCCGGCTCATCGAGACGGTGAAGGACGCGGGCTACTTCCCTTCCCTGGGGGTCACCATGGACCTCGGCGGTCACCGGGACGGCTCCCGAGGGAGCCACGCCTCCGGCGCGACC
This is a stretch of genomic DNA from Thermodesulfobacteriota bacterium. It encodes these proteins:
- a CDS encoding TraU family protein; the encoded protein is MSRTRSLLGWACLALVLVLSATPARAGRPLNPVADIAWQEIFPISIAGIEIRGNDSSSPSGFSAISSPVCTCPAPPPVFVRVGIPVGLWEPARLIETVKDAGYFPSLGVTMDLGGHRDGSRGSHASGAT